The following coding sequences are from one Peromyscus eremicus chromosome X, PerEre_H2_v1, whole genome shotgun sequence window:
- the Klhl34 gene encoding kelch-like protein 34 produces MSYFLSYCKAHGSSLLTGYQALRAEGFLCDVTLEAEGSEFPAHRSLLACSSDYFRALFKSHTQESQAHVIHLHVPSATGLQRLLDFIYTAWLPLSMDTVEDTLEAASYLQVTEALGLCSHYLERQLAPENCCFTANVAARFGLARTLGAAERCIVRHLRELLLMGAGPSGLLELNPVSMKVVLSAPDMARVVETRLLGLALAWLRQEPATQRLAHSSTLLGCIRFGLVPTAVLRRVYSGSGLTLPTRIKDLIIQALNYHTTPSRQPLLQVEQTSVRSPQTRILLVGGLRARETVTEEIVVLPEVVRNRRPAPEPEEEEEEMEEKEWELTQDVVSFDVYNHSWRSLTRLPTPLLGHSVCTMGNFLFVLGGESLSGSPSSSLADAPRSVTALVHRYDPRFHTWTEVPAMQEARAYFWCGVVGDSLLAVGGLGSCGEALASVEMYDLRRDRWMAAGELPRALHGHAGAVGDHGVVYISGGKAGRGEGGTSSLRDMYSLSPGERAWSKRAPMGTARYGHYLAVLRGAVFAFLGRYEPFSEIERYDPSTDQWTRLRSLPYDRFCYGLAVVEETVLLLGGLKWRDSRQVPTCNVVGYDLDLDRWEDIGCALPWAWSGLRCAVLQLAEGGEEKREGEPGEALDLVLS; encoded by the coding sequence atgagttacttcctgtcttactgCAAAGCTCACGGCAGCTCTCTTCTCACAGGCTACCAGGCCCTACGTGCTGAGGGCTTCTTGTGCGACGTGACACTGGAGGCGGAGGGCAGTGAGTTTCCAGCACACAGGTCACTTCTGGCATGCTCCAGCGACTACTTCAGGGCCCTGTTCAAGAGTCACACTCAGGAATCGCAGGCTCATGTAATTCACCTGCATGTGCCTTCTGCTACTGGCCTGCAGCGCCTGCTGGACTTCATCTACACCGCCTGGCTGCCCCTCTCCATGGACACTGTGGAGGACACCCTGGAGGCCGCCAGCTACTTGCAAGTCACAGAGGCCTTGGGGCTGTGTAGCCACTACCTGGAGCGTCAGCTTGCCCCAGAGAATTGCTGCTTCACTGCCAATGTGGCTGCTCGCTTTGGCCTGGCTCGTACCCTGGGTGCAGCGGAGCGCTGCATTGTGCGCCACCTGCGGGAGCTGCTACTGATGGGCGCTGGCCCTTCCGGGCTGTTGGAACTCAACCCTGTATCAATGAAGGTTGTGTTGAGTGCCCCCGACATGGCACGGGTGGTTGAGACGCGGCTGCTGGGCCTGGCACTAgcctggctgaggcaggagcccgCAACACAGcgcctggctcacagttcaaCACTGCTTGGATGTATCCGCTTTGGCTTGGTGCCCACAGCTGTACTGAGGCGCGTGTACTCAGGATCTGGGCTTACTTTACCTACCAGGATCAAGGACCTCATCATTCAGGCCCTCAATTACCACACAACACCTTCCCGCCAGCCGCTCCTGCAGGTAGAACAGACTAGTGTTCGGAGTCCCCAGACTCGCATCTTGCTGGTTGGTGGTCTCAGAGCTAGGGAGACTGTTACTGAGGAAATTGTGGTCCTACCAGAGGTAGTTAGGAATCGGCGCCCTGCACCTgaaccagaggaagaggaggaagagatggaggagaaagagtgGGAGCTCACCCAGGATGTGGTGTCCTTCGATGTGTACAACCACAGCTGGCGCAGCCTGACACGGCTGCCCACACCACTGCTAGGCCACAGTGTATGTACCATGGGCAACTTCCTATTTGTCCTCGGAGGGGAGAGCCTTTCTGGCAGTCCATCTAGCTCCCTGGCGGACGCCCCAAGGTCGGTCACAGCCTTAGTGCACCGTTATGACCCGCGCTTCCACACTTGGACAGAGGTGCCCGCCATGCAAGAAGCGCGGGCCTACTTCTGGTGTGGAGTGGTAGGGGACAGTCTCCTGGCCGTTGGGGGCCTGGGCTCCTGTGGCGAGGCACTGGCCTCAGTGGAGATGTACGACCTGCGCAGGGACCGCTGGATGGCAGCTGGGGAGCTGCCTCGGGCACTGCACGGTCACGCGGGTGCCGTTGGGGACCACGGTGTTGTGTACATCTCTGGGGGCAaggcagggagaggagaaggaggtacAAGCAGCCTCCGGGATATGTACTCCCTCAGCCCCGGAGAGAGGGCATGGAGTAAGAGGGCACCCATGGGCACAGCTCGCTATGGGCATTACCTTGCGGTGCTGCGAGGTGCAGTGTTTGCCTTTTTAGGAAGATATGAGCCCTTCTCCGAGATCGAACGCTATGACCCCAGCACAGACCAGTGGACTCGGTTGCGGTCACTACCTTACGACCGATTCTGCTATGGACTTGCTGTGGTAGAAGAGACAGTGCTGCTGCTGGGTGGTCTCAAGTGGCGGGATTCACGCCAGGTGCCAACCTGTAACGTAGTGGGCTATGACCTTGACCTGGACCGTTGGGAGGACATAGGCTGTGCGCTGCCCTGGGCGTGGAGTGGCCTTCGGTGCGCAGTGCTGCAGCTggcagagggtggggaggagaaaagggagggagagccTGGGGAGGCACTAGATTTAGTGTTGAGTTGA